A section of the Mergibacter septicus genome encodes:
- a CDS encoding ThiF family adenylyltransferase, with the protein MDSRDPRSPIDIQNTISNSRILLLGIGGIGCVVLDNLLRLGIKDIKISNGDLPIIDILKYSFKKSIYFLNISGLSEPYLYLTPYNNLSSGQKFRFLIALILSNGIKNVYCDEFCSDLDRDTAYFISYNLRRFSNKFKFILISNNENIKEYLFPDCHLSFDLYSNINLKLIPISQSNPFKKDIIIEESTYHEYKLLEKYHYFPSTEEHINNSYNADYYKLVYKGNIVGVLVFR; encoded by the coding sequence ATGGACTCTAGAGACCCTAGATCTCCAATTGATATTCAAAATACTATCTCGAATAGTAGAATTCTATTATTAGGGATTGGAGGTATTGGATGCGTTGTTTTGGATAACTTACTGAGACTAGGTATAAAAGATATAAAAATAAGTAATGGTGATCTTCCTATAATAGATATTTTAAAATATTCTTTTAAAAAATCTATATACTTTCTGAATATCTCTGGATTATCAGAACCATACTTATATTTAACTCCATATAATAACCTTTCTTCTGGCCAAAAGTTCAGATTCTTAATTGCCTTAATTCTTTCCAATGGAATAAAAAATGTTTATTGTGATGAGTTTTGCAGTGATTTGGATAGAGATACAGCCTATTTTATTAGTTACAATTTAAGACGGTTTTCTAATAAATTTAAATTTATATTAATATCAAATAATGAGAATATAAAGGAATATCTTTTCCCTGATTGCCACTTATCATTTGATTTATATTCAAACATTAATCTAAAACTAATCCCTATCTCACAAAGTAATCCATTTAAAAAAGATATAATAATAGAAGAATCTACATATCATGAATATAAATTATTAGAAAAATATCATTATTTCCCTTCAACAGAAGAACATATAAATAATAGTTATAATGCAGATTACTATAAATTAGTATATAAAGGAAATATTGTTGGCGTTTTAGTTTTTAGATAA
- a CDS encoding Gfo/Idh/MocA family protein, with product MQTLKVGLIGTGYIGRCHAIAYAQAPTVFNLQNKIELDFLAEITPELAAQRAKEFGFKRSTGDWREIVSDPDINVIDICTPNFLHKDIAIAAIKQGKHVYSEKPLALTAKDTKIMAQLAQQYGVKTLVGFNYSKNPTTQLARQIIQNGEIGEIIHFYGTHNEDYLANPNTPIDWHCLTATAGLGTLGDLGAHIINMAQYLVGEDIISVSGDMQTLITQRPDPTNLTHLIPVENEDQASALLRFKNGAMGTIETSRIACGRKMGLTYVITGTKGAISFTQERMAELKLYLHDQNPSRQGFKTILTGPTHPDYQAFCISAGHGIGFNDQKTVEIRDLVCGILDNQPLYPDFLEGYKVSLILEAIAESAKQRCWIDIKQFEEKFIS from the coding sequence ATGCAAACACTAAAAGTTGGATTAATTGGCACAGGATATATCGGTCGATGCCATGCCATTGCTTATGCTCAAGCCCCAACAGTCTTTAATTTACAAAATAAAATTGAATTGGACTTCCTTGCCGAAATTACACCTGAATTAGCTGCTCAACGAGCTAAAGAGTTTGGTTTTAAACGCTCTACCGGAGATTGGCGTGAAATCGTATCCGATCCTGATATCAATGTGATAGATATCTGTACACCAAATTTCTTACATAAAGACATTGCGATTGCCGCAATTAAACAAGGCAAACACGTCTATTCGGAAAAACCTTTAGCCTTAACGGCAAAAGATACAAAAATAATGGCTCAATTAGCTCAACAATATGGGGTAAAAACCCTTGTTGGGTTTAATTATAGTAAAAATCCGACCACTCAATTAGCTCGTCAGATTATCCAAAATGGTGAAATAGGAGAGATTATCCATTTTTATGGCACACACAATGAAGACTATTTAGCTAACCCTAATACCCCCATTGACTGGCATTGTCTAACAGCCACAGCAGGGCTAGGAACACTCGGTGATCTCGGAGCGCATATTATTAATATGGCACAATATCTTGTTGGTGAAGATATCATTAGTGTAAGTGGTGATATGCAAACGCTAATTACCCAACGCCCAGATCCAACCAATTTAACGCATTTAATTCCCGTCGAAAATGAAGATCAAGCTTCTGCACTACTCCGTTTTAAAAATGGCGCAATGGGAACAATTGAAACTTCTCGGATTGCTTGTGGTCGCAAAATGGGACTCACCTATGTCATTACAGGAACAAAAGGGGCGATTAGTTTTACGCAAGAGAGAATGGCTGAATTAAAACTCTATTTGCACGATCAAAATCCTTCTCGACAAGGGTTTAAAACTATTCTAACTGGACCAACTCACCCTGATTATCAAGCTTTTTGTATCAGTGCTGGGCATGGCATTGGTTTCAACGATCAAAAAACGGTAGAAATTCGAGATCTAGTCTGTGGTATTCTTGATAATCAACCGTTATACCCTGATTTTCTTGAAGGTTATAAAGTGTCACTGATCTTAGAAGCGATTGCCGAATCAGCTAAACAAAGATGTTGGATTGATATAAAACAATTTGAAGAAAAATTTATTTCTTAA
- a CDS encoding ABC transporter permease, with protein MFENMLKNLSIIDENGKKDLVAFFERFGVLIFLFLLIIFFQLQNSAFLSERNIFNILTEVSIFGIMAVGMTFVILTAGIDLSVGSILAVCAIFAAHIIKGSNTVTVEVGAWHGYSWLIGIVVCLAMGTAIGWLNGLGITKLKLPPFIITLGGMTIWRGLTLVINDGAPIAGFDSGYRWWGRGDLFSIPVPVIIFAIVAILGYIALHKTRWGRYVYAVGGNPEAARLAGVNINRTLISVYVVMGALAGLAGFILSARLGSAESVAGVGFELRVIASVVIGGTSLMGGYGRVTGTIFGAIIMGVLINGLVLMDVSAYYQQIIIGLVIILAVSFDTYAKNRRGAI; from the coding sequence ATGTTTGAGAATATGTTAAAAAATCTTAGTATTATTGATGAAAATGGAAAAAAAGATCTGGTTGCTTTTTTTGAACGTTTTGGGGTTTTGATCTTCCTTTTTTTATTAATTATCTTTTTTCAGCTACAAAATAGTGCTTTCTTATCTGAACGAAATATCTTCAATATCTTAACTGAAGTTTCTATCTTCGGGATTATGGCTGTTGGTATGACCTTTGTTATTCTTACCGCTGGGATAGATCTCTCCGTCGGCTCAATTTTAGCCGTTTGTGCAATTTTTGCCGCCCACATTATTAAAGGAAGCAATACCGTTACGGTTGAAGTTGGTGCTTGGCATGGATATAGCTGGTTAATTGGTATTGTGGTTTGCTTAGCTATGGGGACTGCGATTGGTTGGCTAAATGGCTTAGGTATCACAAAATTAAAACTACCTCCGTTTATTATTACACTTGGTGGTATGACTATTTGGCGAGGTTTAACACTTGTAATTAATGATGGTGCACCAATAGCTGGCTTTGATTCAGGTTATCGTTGGTGGGGACGTGGCGATCTATTCAGTATTCCTGTACCCGTTATTATCTTTGCAATAGTCGCAATTCTTGGCTACATAGCACTACATAAAACTCGTTGGGGACGTTATGTCTATGCAGTCGGTGGTAATCCAGAAGCGGCTCGTTTAGCGGGTGTAAATATTAACCGCACCTTAATCAGTGTTTATGTTGTGATGGGGGCATTAGCAGGATTAGCGGGGTTTATTTTAAGTGCTAGATTAGGTAGTGCTGAATCCGTTGCTGGTGTTGGATTTGAACTCCGTGTTATCGCTTCCGTTGTTATTGGTGGAACATCATTAATGGGGGGATATGGACGAGTCACTGGTACAATTTTCGGTGCTATTATTATGGGTGTTTTAATTAATGGCTTAGTATTAATGGACGTTTCTGCATACTATCAACAAATTATTATCGGTTTAGTGATTATTCTCGCAGTATCTTTCGACACCTATGCCAAAAATCGCCGTGGAGCCATTTAA
- the purR gene encoding HTH-type transcriptional repressor PurR, which yields MATIKDVAKLAGVSTTTVSHVINRTRYVAEDTSKAVWAAIEQLHYSPSAIARSLKMNSTKSIGMIVTSSQAPYFAEIILAVENYCYQLGYSLLLCNSQNHFERIQNNLVVLEKKRVDGVLVMCSEYTPDCLDLLENFSMLPMVVMDWGPSNAKTDLIQDNSFKGGYLATQYLLECGHRQIGIISGDLNKTMAKARYQGFLTALTENGLKVNPEWVKEGHFEPEDGYECMQQILALEQRPTAIFCCNDTMALGAMSAINQAGLSVPEDFSMIGYDDIHSSRYYSPPLTTVHQSKVRLGKMAMDLLLKRIEDKNCQSEKLQLQPELVIRKSVKKLSSFYYSIF from the coding sequence ATGGCAACGATTAAAGATGTTGCAAAATTAGCTGGGGTTTCAACCACCACTGTCTCGCATGTGATTAATCGCACTCGATATGTGGCTGAAGATACGAGTAAAGCAGTTTGGGCGGCAATTGAACAACTTCATTATTCACCTAGTGCAATAGCACGTAGTTTAAAGATGAATTCAACAAAATCTATTGGAATGATCGTTACATCTAGCCAAGCCCCTTATTTTGCTGAAATTATTTTAGCAGTTGAAAATTATTGTTATCAGCTTGGTTATTCTCTGTTGTTATGTAATAGTCAAAATCATTTTGAACGCATTCAGAATAATTTGGTGGTATTAGAGAAAAAACGGGTTGATGGGGTATTAGTTATGTGTTCTGAATATACACCAGACTGCCTTGATTTATTGGAAAATTTTTCAATGTTACCAATGGTGGTGATGGATTGGGGGCCTAGTAACGCTAAAACAGATCTTATTCAAGATAATAGTTTTAAAGGTGGATATTTAGCTACACAGTATTTATTAGAATGTGGTCATCGTCAAATAGGGATTATTTCTGGTGATTTAAATAAAACAATGGCAAAAGCACGTTACCAAGGTTTTCTTACTGCATTAACAGAAAATGGTTTAAAGGTGAATCCAGAATGGGTGAAAGAAGGGCATTTTGAACCTGAAGATGGTTATGAATGTATGCAACAAATTCTAGCATTAGAGCAACGTCCAACTGCAATTTTTTGTTGTAATGATACAATGGCATTAGGTGCAATGTCAGCAATTAATCAAGCGGGGTTAAGCGTACCAGAAGATTTTTCTATGATTGGTTATGATGATATTCATTCATCTCGTTATTATTCTCCGCCCTTAACAACAGTACATCAATCGAAGGTTCGATTAGGGAAAATGGCAATGGATCTTTTATTAAAACGTATTGAAGATAAAAATTGTCAGTCAGAAAAATTACAGCTACAGCCTGAGTTAGTAATTAGAAAATCGGTAAAAAAATTGAGTAGTTTTTACTACTCAATTTTTTAA
- a CDS encoding MFS transporter, with the protein MKYPFFQIGLNIAMFIFEIPSGIVSDKFGRKISMFLGLVCTIIYLIGMLVAENNISVFIFFIIYGFGIALLSGTEQSLIYDELLFKKRKKLYHKIIGRYNFISISALAISSFLGGVIAENNAWDIVFYLGIISQFIAIIVLFSVVDFYKRNFIHDRENIPTFKMLRNISLNIYILIISLAIFQGVFSSITLYYQTVLKDNNFSLLFISGIYSISFLFSAFSSVFSGWIANLIGEKRSIILFSLLLLCFLSISLMFGGIWVALTFIIILISYEIIDTSLGVLLNHSLSPNDRGTILSTVNSLCSLIMIFSFWLIGVLSNYLDFSKIIFISGIFCMLIFITIFHIYSKKYNK; encoded by the coding sequence ATGAAATATCCTTTTTTTCAGATTGGATTAAATATAGCAATGTTTATATTTGAAATTCCATCTGGAATCGTTTCTGATAAGTTTGGACGAAAAATATCAATGTTTTTAGGATTAGTATGTACTATAATCTATCTTATAGGAATGCTTGTTGCCGAAAATAATATCTCTGTATTTATTTTCTTCATTATTTATGGATTTGGTATTGCATTACTATCAGGAACAGAACAATCATTAATTTATGATGAACTTTTATTTAAGAAAAGAAAAAAGTTATATCATAAGATTATAGGGAGATATAACTTCATTTCTATATCTGCTTTGGCAATAAGCTCTTTCTTAGGAGGAGTAATCGCAGAGAATAATGCGTGGGATATAGTATTTTATTTAGGAATTATTAGTCAATTTATTGCAATAATTGTTCTATTTTCTGTAGTAGACTTTTATAAGAGAAATTTTATTCATGACAGAGAAAATATTCCTACATTTAAAATGTTGCGCAATATATCATTAAACATATATATATTGATCATTTCTCTTGCCATATTTCAAGGAGTATTTTCTTCTATTACCTTATATTATCAAACGGTTCTTAAAGATAATAATTTCTCTTTATTGTTTATTTCCGGGATATACTCTATTTCTTTTTTATTTAGTGCTTTTTCATCGGTATTTTCAGGATGGATTGCTAATTTAATTGGAGAAAAAAGGTCAATAATACTATTTTCCTTACTATTGTTATGTTTTCTAAGTATTTCTCTTATGTTTGGCGGTATATGGGTGGCCTTAACTTTCATTATAATTTTGATTAGTTATGAGATTATAGATACATCTCTCGGAGTATTATTAAATCACTCTCTTTCACCAAATGATAGAGGAACTATTTTATCTACAGTAAACTCACTATGCTCTTTGATAATGATTTTCTCATTTTGGTTAATTGGCGTGTTATCTAACTATTTGGATTTTAGCAAAATAATTTTTATATCTGGAATCTTTTGTATGCTAATTTTTATCACAATATTTCATATCTACAGTAAAAAGTATAATAAATAA
- the mepM gene encoding murein DD-endopeptidase MepM, protein MKHIKLARERLKQLKHQARIKSVTLLFLLTLVIFAVLYPFIQHHQSNTVSNNQGTPISQSYNDGIASSDNNDPNPTSYDEDIDTDFHDDEANLPEDAKDAINDLLNAAEQAIRIKNQFNATVSKGDTLADILSSSGLEADTVHELLQVDKSLSNLQPGQQFYWTIDKNGNLQYLDWQISQKEEYIFQRQADGKFTKEMISKKGIWKEEILTGEINSSLYVALKNLGLTARQIKQLSSALQWQVEITRLKKGDRFSLLISREYIDGKLTGQGNVLAIHIITGKKSYYAIQANNGSYYNLHGETIGTGFARYPTLRPYRISSPFNPKRKHPITGRISPHKGVDFAMPIGTPIIAPSDGTVSRISYQKAGAGHYVVLRHGREYETIYMHLSKPLVKIGQKVKKGQRIALSGNTGRSTGPHLHYELRINGVSVNPMTVKLPSTNNTLNSKERKDFLQRAKELQTKLQII, encoded by the coding sequence GTGAAACATATAAAATTAGCCAGGGAAAGATTGAAGCAGTTAAAACATCAAGCGAGGATTAAATCGGTAACATTACTTTTTTTACTAACCTTAGTAATATTTGCTGTTTTATATCCTTTTATTCAACATCATCAATCAAATACTGTTTCAAATAATCAAGGTACTCCAATTAGTCAATCTTATAATGATGGTATTGCTTCATCAGATAATAATGATCCTAACCCTACCTCTTATGATGAGGATATAGATACAGACTTTCATGATGATGAAGCTAATCTCCCTGAAGATGCGAAAGATGCTATTAATGACTTATTAAATGCCGCAGAACAAGCCATTCGAATTAAAAATCAATTCAATGCTACCGTCTCCAAAGGAGATACTTTAGCCGATATTCTATCTTCTTCAGGTTTAGAAGCTGATACTGTTCATGAATTATTGCAAGTGGATAAATCTTTATCTAATTTACAACCAGGTCAACAATTTTACTGGACCATAGATAAAAATGGAAATTTGCAATATTTAGATTGGCAAATTTCACAAAAAGAAGAATATATTTTTCAACGCCAAGCAGATGGAAAATTTACCAAAGAGATGATAAGTAAAAAAGGTATTTGGAAAGAAGAAATCTTAACAGGTGAAATTAACTCTTCTCTTTATGTTGCATTAAAAAATCTTGGACTTACTGCTCGACAAATAAAACAATTAAGTTCAGCATTACAATGGCAAGTTGAAATTACACGCCTAAAAAAAGGTGATCGTTTTTCGTTACTTATCTCTCGTGAATATATTGATGGTAAACTGACAGGACAAGGTAATGTTTTAGCTATTCATATTATTACAGGTAAGAAAAGTTATTATGCAATTCAGGCAAACAATGGTTCTTACTATAACTTACATGGTGAAACGATTGGTACTGGTTTTGCTCGCTATCCTACTTTACGTCCATATCGTATTTCATCACCATTTAATCCAAAACGTAAGCACCCTATTACTGGTCGCATTAGCCCACATAAAGGCGTAGATTTTGCCATGCCAATTGGCACTCCAATTATTGCACCAAGTGATGGCACTGTTTCTCGCATTTCGTATCAAAAAGCAGGGGCTGGGCATTATGTAGTATTGCGACATGGTCGAGAATATGAAACGATCTATATGCACTTAAGCAAACCTTTAGTTAAAATCGGACAAAAAGTAAAAAAAGGTCAGCGAATTGCCCTTTCAGGGAATACAGGTCGCTCAACAGGACCACATCTACATTATGAATTGAGAATTAATGGGGTGTCGGTCAATCCAATGACAGTCAAACTACCTAGCACTAACAACACGTTAAACAGTAAAGAACGTAAAGATTTCTTGCAACGTGCGAAAGAATTACAAACGAAATTACAAATTATCTAA
- a CDS encoding sugar ABC transporter ATP-binding protein has protein sequence MSNPLLLVKNLTKSFSGVMALKGVHLEINQGEVHALLGENGAGKSTLLKALSGAQPQTSGQIIFQGKELSTNDSPYQRQLQGIVTIYQEFNLLPNMTVAENFFLGREPVKHGFVDKKVLEQEAQLVLNNLKLNISPNTQVSRLSVAQQQMVEIARALTLNAKLIIMDEPSAALSDKEVETLHQIVRDLKQRGVSVIYVTHRLNEVFALCDRFTVFQDGTFAGKGLVAETTVDQIIRMMVGRNVAFTRRPATETHHENAPVVLSVRNLCKDKPELDPHGIALYDINFDLHQGEVLGIAGLVGAGRTEIARCLFGADPYQKGEIILNGQRYHAKSPLDALDQGIALVPEDRKKEGLVLGLPIRTNMTLSNLKNLLSLRWFVNENRETDLIEAYRDALKIKMASTTLEARKLSGGNQQKIILARCMSLNPKVLIVDEPTRGIDVGAKSEVHQVLFDMAKKGVAILVISSDLPEIMAISDRIITLSEGRITGEIHGDDATEEKLMSMMAIGVNRHELSSI, from the coding sequence ATGTCTAATCCCTTATTATTAGTTAAAAATTTAACGAAAAGTTTCTCAGGCGTAATGGCACTAAAAGGTGTACATCTTGAAATAAACCAAGGTGAAGTTCATGCACTTTTAGGTGAAAATGGGGCAGGAAAATCAACCTTATTAAAAGCATTATCTGGTGCACAACCTCAAACAAGTGGTCAAATTATCTTCCAAGGAAAAGAGCTTTCAACAAATGATTCTCCTTATCAACGACAACTACAAGGTATTGTGACTATTTACCAAGAATTTAATCTCCTACCTAATATGACTGTTGCTGAGAATTTTTTCTTAGGCAGAGAACCTGTTAAACACGGTTTTGTTGATAAAAAAGTATTAGAACAAGAAGCCCAATTAGTTTTAAACAATCTCAAACTCAATATTTCTCCCAATACTCAAGTTTCACGGTTAAGTGTTGCACAACAACAAATGGTTGAAATTGCTCGAGCATTAACGCTCAATGCTAAATTAATCATTATGGATGAACCCTCTGCTGCACTAAGTGATAAAGAAGTAGAAACATTGCATCAAATTGTACGAGATTTAAAACAGAGAGGCGTAAGTGTTATTTATGTTACTCACCGCTTAAATGAAGTTTTTGCACTTTGTGACCGTTTTACGGTATTCCAAGATGGAACATTTGCTGGAAAAGGTCTAGTAGCAGAAACAACAGTAGATCAAATTATTAGAATGATGGTGGGAAGAAATGTTGCTTTTACACGCCGTCCTGCCACAGAGACTCACCACGAAAATGCACCTGTTGTCCTCTCTGTTCGCAATTTATGTAAAGACAAACCCGAATTAGATCCGCATGGCATTGCCCTTTATGATATTAATTTTGATCTTCATCAAGGTGAAGTTCTTGGAATTGCAGGTTTAGTCGGTGCAGGAAGAACAGAAATCGCACGTTGCTTATTTGGAGCAGATCCTTATCAAAAAGGTGAGATCATACTCAATGGTCAAAGATACCATGCTAAATCACCACTTGATGCACTAGACCAAGGCATTGCTTTAGTACCTGAAGATCGCAAAAAAGAAGGATTAGTCTTAGGCTTGCCAATCCGTACTAATATGACGCTCTCTAATCTGAAAAATTTACTGAGCTTGCGTTGGTTCGTCAATGAAAATCGAGAAACGGACTTAATTGAAGCCTATCGTGATGCGTTAAAAATAAAAATGGCAAGCACTACTTTAGAAGCACGAAAATTATCGGGTGGTAATCAACAAAAAATTATTCTTGCCCGATGTATGTCACTGAATCCCAAAGTACTTATTGTTGATGAACCTACTCGTGGCATTGATGTAGGGGCAAAGTCTGAAGTACATCAAGTTCTTTTTGATATGGCAAAAAAAGGGGTTGCTATTTTGGTTATCTCATCTGATCTACCTGAGATTATGGCAATTTCTGACCGCATTATCACCCTTTCTGAAGGACGAATTACTGGAGAAATACACGGTGATGATGCTACTGAAGAAAAATTAATGTCGATGATGGCTATAGGCGTCAATCGCCATGAATTAAGCTCAATATAA
- the nagK gene encoding N-acetylglucosamine kinase — MLYGFDIGGTKIEFAVFNQKLEKRYSERIATPQDSYQSWLDAIVNLVKKADLQFNCTGSVGIGIPGFVRPDTGITEIANIKVANQQPIMSDLTRLLEREIRVENDANCFALSEAWDEDYKTANSVLGLILGTGFGGGIILNGKVYSGQTGMAGELGHMQLNYHALKLLGWNKAPIFSCGCGNQACLDTYLSGRGFELLYQHFYAEKKDAKTIIKHFYQNNPQAIEFVNLFIELMAISIGNIITAFDPEVIVLGGGLSNFDHLYTALPQALPAHLLRNAQVPLIRSAKYGDSGGVRGAAALFLSR; from the coding sequence ATGTTGTATGGATTTGATATCGGCGGTACCAAAATTGAATTTGCCGTTTTTAACCAGAAACTAGAAAAACGATATAGTGAACGTATAGCAACACCACAAGATAGCTATCAATCTTGGTTAGATGCCATCGTCAATTTAGTTAAAAAAGCCGATCTTCAATTCAACTGTACTGGTTCGGTTGGGATTGGTATCCCGGGATTCGTACGCCCTGATACAGGGATTACTGAAATCGCGAATATTAAAGTGGCTAATCAACAACCTATAATGAGTGATTTAACTCGCTTATTAGAAAGAGAAATTCGAGTAGAAAATGATGCAAATTGTTTTGCACTATCTGAAGCTTGGGATGAAGACTATAAAACCGCTAATTCAGTATTAGGTTTGATCCTTGGTACTGGCTTCGGTGGTGGAATAATTCTCAATGGTAAAGTTTATTCTGGTCAAACTGGTATGGCTGGAGAACTAGGGCATATGCAACTCAATTATCACGCATTAAAATTACTTGGCTGGAATAAAGCCCCGATTTTTTCCTGCGGTTGTGGCAATCAGGCTTGTTTAGATACATATTTATCTGGACGTGGCTTTGAATTACTCTACCAACATTTTTATGCCGAAAAGAAAGATGCCAAAACCATTATTAAACACTTCTACCAAAACAATCCACAAGCGATTGAATTTGTTAACTTATTTATTGAATTAATGGCAATTTCAATCGGGAATATTATTACTGCTTTCGATCCTGAAGTCATCGTCTTAGGAGGTGGATTATCTAATTTTGACCATCTCTATACCGCTTTACCTCAAGCTTTACCAGCACATCTATTACGCAATGCCCAAGTACCATTAATTCGATCCGCTAAATATGGCGATTCGGGTGGTGTGCGAGGTGCTGCAGCATTATTTTTAAGCCGTTAA
- a CDS encoding substrate-binding domain-containing protein, which translates to MKKINKFALSLLTLGLACNVYAKNELVIFSLPNLSSPFEVQLSKSAQSAAKDLNINLQVLDGQTNSTKQVSDLENSIIRGAKGMIVAPNDVNAIASAVEDVIAEKIPVVTIDRKVQVSQPVPHFGANNYKGGEEIANAVKAKFPQGAKIILLTGQPGSSSNIERTRGIRDGFKAGGSQYEIIIDQTGNWLRSEGLRIIESTLPTLKVKPEVIVAANDDMALGAIEALTSLGYKPGQIIVTGFDASPESLARIKDGWLYATADQRPGYAVRTALEQVTAKIRNGIKITGLDFAPIVITKSNLSQAERISEVQ; encoded by the coding sequence ATGAAAAAAATTAACAAGTTTGCACTTTCACTATTAACTTTAGGTTTAGCTTGCAATGTCTATGCTAAAAATGAACTCGTTATTTTTAGTCTACCTAACCTTTCCAGCCCTTTTGAAGTACAACTCTCTAAATCGGCACAAAGTGCAGCAAAAGATCTTAACATTAATTTACAAGTATTAGATGGTCAAACTAACTCCACTAAACAAGTTTCAGATCTAGAAAATTCAATTATCCGAGGAGCAAAAGGAATGATTGTCGCTCCAAACGATGTTAATGCTATTGCTAGTGCCGTTGAAGATGTTATTGCTGAGAAAATCCCTGTAGTAACCATAGATCGTAAAGTCCAAGTAAGCCAACCTGTACCACATTTTGGTGCAAATAATTATAAAGGGGGCGAGGAAATCGCTAATGCAGTGAAAGCGAAATTCCCACAAGGAGCTAAAATTATTTTGTTGACGGGACAACCTGGCTCAAGTTCGAATATTGAACGTACTCGTGGCATTAGAGATGGTTTTAAAGCAGGTGGTAGCCAATATGAGATTATCATTGACCAAACCGGGAATTGGCTTCGCTCCGAAGGTTTACGCATTATTGAAAGTACTCTACCTACTTTAAAAGTTAAACCTGAAGTTATAGTTGCTGCAAATGATGATATGGCTTTAGGGGCAATCGAAGCACTTACCTCTTTAGGTTATAAACCTGGGCAAATTATAGTCACAGGTTTTGATGCTTCGCCTGAATCATTAGCACGAATCAAAGACGGCTGGCTATACGCAACAGCTGATCAACGCCCGGGTTATGCGGTTAGAACAGCATTAGAACAAGTTACTGCCAAAATTCGTAATGGTATAAAAATTACAGGATTAGATTTTGCTCCTATTGTTATTACTAAAAGTAATCTATCTCAAGCCGAACGTATCAGCGAAGTTCAGTAA
- a CDS encoding phosphatase PAP2 family protein, translated as MFKKLTFYTLLLLILPIGLLLTHTQWQNDNAISTNDYFWFLITQSGGNPWAILTSLVLFCLLLLLIRRLNWKLILITIIVSLGLTQGIKTGLKHFFAEPRPYVVAMFAGDPVSIQHFYHFSKPTRQQLVQDHQKQQPEWLVKHRMHEVGYSFPSGHTIFATTWLLLVVGLLHLGQTTQKSSQILQIITACWAIAVLYSRIKLGMHYPIDLLFGIILAYIINLPLLLWLQKFTSTNYN; from the coding sequence ATGTTTAAAAAACTTACCTTTTACACTTTACTCTTATTAATTCTGCCTATTGGTCTTTTATTAACCCACACTCAATGGCAAAACGATAATGCTATCTCTACAAACGACTATTTCTGGTTTTTAATTACTCAAAGTGGTGGTAACCCTTGGGCTATTCTCACCTCGCTTGTTCTATTTTGTTTACTCTTGCTGTTAATTCGTCGTTTAAACTGGAAATTAATTCTTATAACCATTATTGTTTCTCTTGGTCTTACTCAGGGCATAAAAACTGGCTTAAAACATTTTTTTGCTGAACCTCGTCCTTATGTTGTTGCGATGTTTGCAGGTGACCCCGTTTCAATCCAGCATTTTTACCATTTTTCTAAACCAACTCGTCAACAATTAGTACAAGATCATCAAAAGCAACAACCAGAATGGTTAGTCAAACATAGAATGCACGAAGTAGGCTATAGTTTCCCTTCTGGCCATACTATTTTTGCTACCACTTGGTTATTGCTTGTCGTAGGCTTGTTGCACCTTGGGCAAACAACACAGAAATCAAGTCAAATTTTACAAATTATTACAGCCTGTTGGGCTATAGCCGTGCTATATAGTCGTATAAAACTCGGTATGCACTATCCGATAGATCTATTGTTCGGTATAATCCTAGCCTATATCATTAATTTACCACTCCTACTGTGGTTACAAAAATTTACATCAACAAACTATAATTAA